Part of the Deinococcota bacterium genome is shown below.
GCTCCCTGGGAGAGGCCTCGAGCAGGAGCGCGGCGTCGGCGGCGAGCGCCGCGTCGATGTCGAGCGCTCTCAAGACCCGCCTCGAGGTCTCGTCGCGCACCGCCACCGGCACGCGCCGCAGCGCCCTCGCCACGGCCACCCTGCCCACGGGGCTCAGCGGACCGACGGACTGCCCGTAGACGACCGCCCGCTTGCCGAGCCTTTGGGCCAGCGAAATGAGGCCCAGGTAGTAGCGCAGGCTGCGCGCGCTCGTCTTGTCCTGGAGAAGGCCGCCGCCGCCCGAGACGAGCGCGTCGTGTCTGAGCAGCGCAAGCAGCACCCCCCTCACCCGGTGAACGGCGGCGACGCCGTGCAGCGCCCACGTCCCCGCCGGATCGGCCGACAAGACCGTGACCTGGTGTCCCCTCGCGCGCAGGCCGTGCAGGAGTCCGCTCAGCAAGGCCTCGTCGCCCAGGTTGCCGAAACCGTAGTAGCCACTCAGCAAGACGCGCGCCAAGCTAAACGCGCTCCAGGCGGCCGTCGTTGGCGCTCCTGAGCCAGCGTTTGCCGCTCGAGGCGGCGACGCGGGCGAGAGGAAGCAGGACCAGGCCGACGGTGAGCCCGATAGTGAGGGCAATCAGCGTGCGCGCCAGCGAGATCAGCAGCGGGGTGTGGTAGTGGCTAAACGAGTTCAGGATGCTCGCCTGGGCGATGACGCCGCCCGTGAGCAGGAGCGCCCGCAGCGGCGCCGGCCAGCCCTCGTTGCCGAGGCCGAGCAGCGCCAGCGGGTGTCCCACCAGTTCCTTGAAGCGCGGCCGCACGAACCACTCCGAGAGCCAGGTCCTCACCATCAGCTCGAGCCCACTCGCGCCGACGATGGGAAAGTTGCCGCGGCGGATCACCACCAAGGCGAGCGCCGCCACACAGCCGAGGACGAGCAGCGCGTCGCCCAGGCGGATGGGATGGCGCCAGAAGTCGGTGAGCCAGTGGACGGGGCGGCGGTAGCGCAAGGCGTAGTGAAAGAGAAAGAGCGCGGGCGGCACCACCAGCGTCGCCGCCACCCCGGCGAAGGGCGTGATTCCCAGCAGCGCCTCCCGGTCGCTGCCGACTGCCGCCAGCAAGACCGCGCCCGAGAGGCTGACCAGGGTGGCGAGCCCCAGCGTGGTCAGCCTCTCGGGCAGCAGGCCGTAACCGATCACGGGAAAGACCAAGGCCGCGACGAGTGCCAGCGCGCTCCAGCTAGGGCCGCCCGCCAGGACGCCCAGGGCCAAGACGCCCGCTGCCACTGCCGGACCCCAGAGGCCGGGGTACATGAGCGCCAGCAGGCCCAGGCCCGCTAAGACGCCGGCGGCGCTGAGGAGGCGCAAGAGCGGCACCGTCCGGTAGTCCAGCACGCCCACCGGACCGATGCCGAAGCCCTCTTGTTGCAGCCCCGCCACCAGCGCCGCGATCAGGACCTCGGTGTTCTCGACCATATCGCCCACGCGCTCCTGGGTGTAGGGGCGCAGGTAGAGCAGGGTGGCGCCGCGCTCGCCGGCGGCGAGCAGGTACTTGCCGGCGACCTCGCGGGGCTTCAAGATGTTCTGCCAGTCCTGGCCGATGCCGAAGAGGCGCGCGGTGGGCACCTCGGCGCTCAGCCGCGACATGCCGTACTGGAGGGTGCCCTCGATCATGCCCGTGAGGTAGCTTCCAGAGGCCGCGGCCGTCTCCGCCAGGGCGCCCGGATGGCCGGCGACCTCGAGGCCCTGGTGGACGAGGTAGCGCGCTTCGGCCGGAAAGTCCGCGCCGGCACCGACCAGGCCGGGAAAGTTTAAGGGGCGGTAGGCGAGATCCCAGCCCGCCTCGTGCCAGCGGGCGATGGCCGCTAGGTCGGGCCCGGCGGGGCGCAGGTCGCTCGCGCCGGAAAACGCGTACCAAGTCCGCCCGTCCAGGGTCAGCCGCTGGGCCGGGGGCGTGTTCTTGGCTAAGGCGAAGGCGAGGGCGCCGGGCTCGAGCTCCGTCACCAGGGTGCTGTTCGGGGGGATGTCCGCGCCCGCGGCCAGCGCCAGCGTCTGCGCCTCGGCGGGCGTCAGCAGGACGACTCTGCCCTTTTGCGCCAGCGTGTCCAGGCTCTCCTCGTAGAGCGCGACGCCGTTTAGGCCGAACGTCCGGTAGCGTTCGCCCAGCTCGAAGGGCGTCAGCCCGTAGTAGAGCGCCTGCTCGAGCAGCGCCTGCTCGTCCATGAGCAGGGTGACGGTGCGCTCGCCGCCTTCGGCCCGCATGCGCGCAAACGCCAGGATGAGGCCGGGGATGAGACTGGCCAGGACGATGAGCCACAAGGCAGTCTTGAGCGTGCGTCTAGTCATCCCCTCAAGAATACAGCAGTCGAGAGCAGGGAGTCAGAGTGTAGGGCCACTAGGCCCCGCTAGTGCTTGGGGTCACTAAGTGCCCTGCGGAGCGGGTAAGACCGGCCTAGTGGGCCTGCAAGTGCGGGTACTACGAGGTTTTCTTCCGACCTTGTCTTTCGCAAGCCTTACCCAGGCCGGCAAGGCGGCGATGAGCAGCCGCTTCTTGCGCTTTGGCAGGATCGGCGCGTTTCGGGGGCTGGGCGAAGAGGTCGTGCGTGGGCTTGACCGTCTGGCGGTAGCCGGCGCTGTCGCTCTCGGCGTCACGGCCGCCAAGGGATGCTCCGGCTCATAGCTGGACTGCCGCCTCAGACGAGGCGCTCGGCGTTGATCGGGCGCTCCCTGTAGGGGTCGGCGTCGGCGAGGAGACGCCGCTGGCCTTCTGCCACGGCCGCGCGGATAAAGCCCACGAAGGGCGGGCTCGGCCGCATCAGCCTCGAGCTGAACTCCGGGTGCGACTGCAGGCCCAAGAAGAAGGGGTGGCCGCTCAGTTCGACCGCCTCGACCAGTCCCTCGCCGCGGCCGTTCGTGCCGGGGGTGATTCCCGAGATGCGCAGGCCCGCGCCCCTCAGCCTCTCGACGTAGCGCGGGTTGACCTCATAGCGGTGGCGGTGGCGCTCGTTGGTGACCCCGCCAAGCTGCGGCGGCAGCTCGTAGACGGCCTCGAGCAAGGTGCCCGGGGCGATCTCCATCGGCCAGTTGCCGAGGCGCATGGTGCCGCCCATGTCGGCGCGCTCCAACTGCTCGGGCATGAGGTCGATGACCGGGTGGGCGGTGTAGGGATCGAACTCGGTCGAGTTGGCGCCGCCCAGTCCGGCCACGTTTCTGGCATACTCGATGACGGCGACCTGCATGCCCAGACAGATGCCCAGGTAGGGAACGCCATGCTCGCGGGCGTAGCGGGCGGCGCGCACCTTGCCCTCGATGCCGCGGATGCCGAAGCCGCCGGGCACCAAGATGCCGTCGAGCCCTCTCAGCGCCCCCAGGTCGTCTTCGCCCGGATTGTCGACGTAGAGGTCCTCGGCGTTCACCCACTTCAGCGTGACGCCGGCGTCGTTGGCGATGCCCGCGTGCTTGAGCGCCTCCATCAGGCTGAGGTAGGCGTCGGGCATGGCCACGTACTTGCCGACGACGCCGATGATCACCTCTTTGGCGGGCTGGCGCAAGGTCTTGACGGCGTCCTGCCAGGCCCTCAGCTCGGGTAGAACCTTTTCCAGGCCCAGCCGCTTCTCGATAAAGCGGCCGATGCCCTGCTGCTCCAGGATTTCCGGCACGGCGTAGACCACGTCGGTGTCGTAGGAGTTGAAGACGTCTTGGGCCTCGACGTTGGTAAAGAGCGCGATCTTGTCGCGAATAGCGTCGGGCACCGGGCTCTTCGAGCGCAAGATGACCCCGTCGGGCTGGATGCCGACGCCGCGCAAGGTCGCCACCGAGTGCTGGGTGGGTTTGGTCTTGAACTCCGAAGAGCTGCCCAGGTAGGGCAGCAGCGTGACGTGCAGGTAGAGGGTGTTATCGCGCCCTTCCCCGAAGCGCATCTGCCGGATGGCTTCCAAAAAGGGCAAGGACTCGATGTCGCCGACCGTGCCGCCCACCTCGACCAAGACGAGTTCCGCCCCGGCCGCCCCGGCCGCCTCGCGCAGCCGGTTCTTGATCTCGTCGGTAAGGTGGGGGATCACCTGCACGGTCTGCGACAGGTACTCACCGCGCCGCTCCTTTTCGATCACCGACAAGTAGACCTGGCCGGTGGTCAGGTTGTTGACCCGGGAGAGGTCGATGTCCAAAAACCGCTCATAGGTGCCGATATCCAAATCGGTCTCGGCGCCGTCACTCGTCACGAAGACCTCGCCGTGCTCGTAGGGTCGCATCGTGCCCGCGTCCACGTTGATGTAGGGGTCTATCTTGACGGCGGTGACCTTGTAGCCCCGCGTCCGGAGCAGGGTGCCGATGCTGGACGTCGCGATGCCCTTGCCGAGGCTGCTCACCACGCCGCCCGTGATAAAGATGTACTTCGGCTTCATACTCGCCTCCGGGACACCATGCTAGCACTCCGGGCCGGTGGGATTTATGAATCCCCGGACTGGGGCGAGGGGTCGAGCTCGAGGGTGTGGGCGATCACGCCGTGCGCCAGTCTGAAGCCGACCTGCTCGATGGCGTGGCAGGCCGGGCGCTCGTCGTCGTGGGCGCGAGCCAGAACCAGCTCGACCTCGTCGTTGGCAAAGGCGCGTTGTAGCCCGTGGCTGAGGAGCGCCCGGCCGAGGCCATGGCCGCGGGCAGCCGGCAAGACGCCGAAGTAGGCAATCTCGGCGACGCCGTCCTCCAAAAACTCGAGCTCCACGTGCCCGATCGCCTTGCCCTCCTGATAGGCGATCATGAGCTGCACTCGGGGGTCCCGGAACCTCGCCTCGAGCTCCTCGTCGGTCCAGCCCAGGCGCGAGGCCCAGGCGTCGTTCGTCTCCCGGTAGAGCTCGCGGTAGAGGGCCGTGTCTACGTCACCGGGCCACTCGAAGCGCGCGTCCGGGCTTTCGGCGACCTTGGGCTCCTCCCCGCGCGCCATCTCGTAGATGTAGGTGGTCCGAAAGGGCGCGAAGCCGACCAGCGCCAGTGCCGCCTGCGCACGCTCGTTGCGGTCTTCGATAAAGGCCTCGAGAAAATCGAGCTCGCGAATCCGCGCCTCGGCGACGACGCGCTCCAAGAGAGGCGTGACAGCTTCGGGCGCGAGCTCGGGCACCATCAGAGGTCCTTCCAAAAAGGTCTCGCCCTCATAGCGGCAGAGGCTCACGTAGGCCAGCACCCGGCCGCCTTCTGCCATGACCAGCGGCAGGATCTCGTTGAAGGGATCGG
Proteins encoded:
- a CDS encoding CTP synthase, whose protein sequence is MKPKYIFITGGVVSSLGKGIATSSIGTLLRTRGYKVTAVKIDPYINVDAGTMRPYEHGEVFVTSDGAETDLDIGTYERFLDIDLSRVNNLTTGQVYLSVIEKERRGEYLSQTVQVIPHLTDEIKNRLREAAGAAGAELVLVEVGGTVGDIESLPFLEAIRQMRFGEGRDNTLYLHVTLLPYLGSSSEFKTKPTQHSVATLRGVGIQPDGVILRSKSPVPDAIRDKIALFTNVEAQDVFNSYDTDVVYAVPEILEQQGIGRFIEKRLGLEKVLPELRAWQDAVKTLRQPAKEVIIGVVGKYVAMPDAYLSLMEALKHAGIANDAGVTLKWVNAEDLYVDNPGEDDLGALRGLDGILVPGGFGIRGIEGKVRAARYAREHGVPYLGICLGMQVAVIEYARNVAGLGGANSTEFDPYTAHPVIDLMPEQLERADMGGTMRLGNWPMEIAPGTLLEAVYELPPQLGGVTNERHRHRYEVNPRYVERLRGAGLRISGITPGTNGRGEGLVEAVELSGHPFFLGLQSHPEFSSRLMRPSPPFVGFIRAAVAEGQRRLLADADPYRERPINAERLV
- a CDS encoding GNAT family N-acetyltransferase, producing the protein MNVRSLTDHDLPGLLELLRRQDDEPEHRAMSPEGRSEEELELELSSTDPFNEILPLVMAEGGRVLAYVSLCRYEGETFLEGPLMVPELAPEAVTPLLERVVAEARIRELDFLEAFIEDRNERAQAALALVGFAPFRTTYIYEMARGEEPKVAESPDARFEWPGDVDTALYRELYRETNDAWASRLGWTDEELEARFRDPRVQLMIAYQEGKAIGHVELEFLEDGVAEIAYFGVLPAARGHGLGRALLSHGLQRAFANDEVELVLARAHDDERPACHAIEQVGFRLAHGVIAHTLELDPSPQSGDS
- a CDS encoding DUF5693 family protein, which codes for MTRRTLKTALWLIVLASLIPGLILAFARMRAEGGERTVTLLMDEQALLEQALYYGLTPFELGERYRTFGLNGVALYEESLDTLAQKGRVVLLTPAEAQTLALAAGADIPPNSTLVTELEPGALAFALAKNTPPAQRLTLDGRTWYAFSGASDLRPAGPDLAAIARWHEAGWDLAYRPLNFPGLVGAGADFPAEARYLVHQGLEVAGHPGALAETAAASGSYLTGMIEGTLQYGMSRLSAEVPTARLFGIGQDWQNILKPREVAGKYLLAAGERGATLLYLRPYTQERVGDMVENTEVLIAALVAGLQQEGFGIGPVGVLDYRTVPLLRLLSAAGVLAGLGLLALMYPGLWGPAVAAGVLALGVLAGGPSWSALALVAALVFPVIGYGLLPERLTTLGLATLVSLSGAVLLAAVGSDREALLGITPFAGVAATLVVPPALFLFHYALRYRRPVHWLTDFWRHPIRLGDALLVLGCVAALALVVIRRGNFPIVGASGLELMVRTWLSEWFVRPRFKELVGHPLALLGLGNEGWPAPLRALLLTGGVIAQASILNSFSHYHTPLLISLARTLIALTIGLTVGLVLLPLARVAASSGKRWLRSANDGRLERV